A DNA window from Anaerocolumna sp. AGMB13020 contains the following coding sequences:
- a CDS encoding response regulator, whose protein sequence is MLKAVIVDDEILVLDYLRDILLGLKVEVVGEFTSARKALERLPELRPDIIFLDIEMPGINGIELAAEIAGRLDSANIVFVTAYDKYAVEAFKLNALHYILKPASREDITQALARVRKTELPVAPLYKKLYVRLFGKVAIQDEEGNSLLKWPTQKTEEMFALLMLYGKQGIDKWSLIEKLWPLSEKIRVENTMYTTIYRMKKALQEAGIKNVLYNRLGKYFFAMEGVWCDVFQLESLYETFQKEMGQEDFISEQLFFVYQGELFGSKDYLWGELQKYAYQNMFDKLCAGLANEYESKGNRDKAEEIYINQQLRCEV, encoded by the coding sequence ATGTTAAAGGCAGTAATTGTAGATGATGAGATTCTGGTGCTTGATTATTTGAGGGATATTCTGCTTGGGCTTAAGGTAGAGGTTGTGGGAGAGTTCACCAGTGCCAGGAAGGCTCTTGAACGTCTGCCGGAGTTAAGGCCGGATATTATATTTCTTGATATTGAAATGCCGGGAATCAATGGCATAGAGCTTGCCGCAGAAATAGCGGGACGTCTTGACTCTGCCAATATTGTTTTTGTAACGGCCTATGATAAATATGCGGTGGAAGCCTTTAAGCTGAATGCGCTGCATTATATCCTGAAGCCTGCAAGCAGGGAGGATATAACCCAGGCTTTGGCAAGAGTAAGAAAGACGGAGTTGCCGGTAGCTCCTTTGTATAAGAAACTATATGTCCGTCTTTTTGGAAAGGTTGCCATACAGGACGAGGAAGGCAATTCTTTATTAAAGTGGCCTACCCAGAAGACGGAGGAAATGTTTGCTCTATTGATGCTCTATGGAAAGCAGGGTATTGATAAATGGAGTCTGATTGAGAAGCTTTGGCCCTTATCGGAAAAGATCAGAGTAGAAAATACAATGTATACCACCATTTACCGTATGAAGAAAGCCTTACAGGAGGCGGGAATCAAGAATGTACTTTATAACAGGCTGGGAAAGTATTTCTTTGCTATGGAAGGGGTCTGGTGTGATGTCTTTCAACTTGAAAGCCTTTATGAGACCTTTCAGAAAGAAATGGGACAGGAAGACTTTATAAGCGAACAACTATTTTTTGTTTACCAGGGGGAATTGTTTGGAAGTAAAGACTACCTGTGGGGAGAACTGCAAAAGTATGCATACCAGAATATGTTTGATAAGCTGTGTGCCGGGCTGGCAAATGAATATGAGTCAAAAGGTAATAGAGATAAGGCAGAGGAAATTTATATAAACCAGCAGTTAAGATGTGAGGTGTAG